A stretch of the Flavobacterium aquiphilum genome encodes the following:
- a CDS encoding adenosylcobinamide-GDP ribazoletransferase, with the protein MKKQLHIFFTALMFYTRIPCPKNIDHNPDYLNKASRYFPLIGWIVGGISFTVYYLSAILFSNEIAVILAIIGGILTTGAFHEDGFADVCDGFGGGWTKEKILLIMKDSTIGAYGSIGLVLLFLLKFQSLNQMINELQKSELIIYNLQFTIFLLFVSAHSVSRLSAISIVFTHQYSREDASSKSKPIAQNFTWKEVIGALFFGLLPLVALSFFQWQLLLAIIPVFIARFFLARYFQKWIDGYTGDCLGATQQVCEVIFYLSIIGIWKFI; encoded by the coding sequence ATGAAAAAACAATTACATATATTCTTCACGGCATTGATGTTTTACACCCGAATTCCGTGTCCCAAAAATATCGATCACAATCCTGACTATTTAAACAAAGCCTCTCGTTATTTTCCGTTGATTGGTTGGATTGTGGGCGGAATTTCTTTTACGGTTTATTATTTATCGGCGATTTTGTTTTCCAATGAAATTGCTGTAATTCTTGCAATCATTGGCGGAATTTTGACAACCGGAGCTTTTCATGAAGATGGTTTTGCCGATGTTTGCGACGGTTTTGGCGGAGGTTGGACCAAAGAGAAAATCCTTTTGATAATGAAAGATAGCACTATCGGAGCTTATGGATCGATTGGTTTGGTTTTACTTTTTTTGCTGAAGTTTCAGAGTTTAAATCAAATGATAAATGAACTACAGAAGTCGGAATTAATAATTTACAATTTACAATTTACAATTTTTCTTCTCTTTGTTTCCGCCCATTCAGTTAGTCGTTTGTCTGCAATTTCAATAGTTTTTACTCATCAATATTCAAGGGAAGACGCTTCGAGTAAGAGCAAACCGATTGCCCAAAATTTCACTTGGAAAGAAGTGATTGGTGCTTTGTTTTTTGGATTATTGCCACTTGTTGCTTTGTCGTTTTTTCAATGGCAGTTATTGTTGGCTATAATACCTGTTTTTATCGCTCGTTTTTTTCTTGCCCGTTATTTTCAAAAATGGATTGATGGTTATACCGGAGATTGCTTGGGAGCTACCCAACAGGTTTGTGAGGTGATTTTTTACCTGTCAATTATTGGAATATGGAAGTTTATTTAG
- the cobT gene encoding nicotinate-nucleotide--dimethylbenzimidazole phosphoribosyltransferase — translation MTLDEIIKSRRDTRHFTQDEVPEEVIQRALQAGHYAPSVGLTDATRYYLIKSDEIKKEVKKLFLDYDQKASNLTDDELQKKQYQALKLEAIEEAPLGLVICYDRSVLNHFTIGTVGSNEAIKFSAVSASQNIWLSLTEQGYSMGWVSILNYYQFKQLLGLPENIEPLGYFCVGKPATNYDNQPMLQQLNWKQKAEKPIVEEILVFTPITATESLRGTKQSRSDLSSKSSDLDKALQQKIDNKTKPTGSLGVLETLAKQIGIVFQTLEPQITNPHIAVFAGDHGIANHGVSAYPQDVTRQMVTNFLEGGAGINVFCEQNNIGLTIVDAGVNYDFPTNANLVSAKIGKGTQSFLHTSAMSETELNLCFTKGKEVVNSIFETGSNCIGFGEMGIGNTSTASVLMSILLELPIEDCVGQGTGVVDEKLTQKQNILKKAIEKYNGPNDLQSKLAYFGGFEILQMAGGMLQAKENNMLILVDGFICTVAFLIAYQMNPSVKENSIFCHSSAEKGHQKILDYLDVQPLLQLDLRLGEGTGCAVAFPIIQSAVSFLNEMASFESAGVSRS, via the coding sequence ATGCTCCTTCAGTAGGTTTGACAGATGCTACAAGGTATTATCTCATAAAATCGGATGAAATCAAAAAGGAGGTGAAAAAACTATTTTTGGATTACGATCAAAAGGCTTCCAATTTAACCGATGATGAATTGCAAAAAAAGCAGTATCAGGCTTTAAAGCTCGAAGCTATTGAAGAAGCACCGCTTGGATTGGTAATTTGCTATGACCGTTCGGTTTTAAATCATTTTACCATTGGAACTGTCGGAAGCAATGAAGCGATAAAGTTTAGCGCTGTCAGTGCGTCACAAAATATTTGGCTGTCATTGACAGAGCAAGGTTATTCAATGGGGTGGGTTTCGATTTTAAATTATTACCAATTCAAACAGCTTTTGGGATTGCCCGAAAATATTGAACCTTTGGGATACTTTTGTGTGGGTAAACCTGCAACCAATTATGATAACCAACCGATGCTTCAGCAATTGAATTGGAAGCAAAAAGCCGAAAAGCCAATTGTTGAGGAGATTTTAGTTTTTACTCCAATAACGGCAACAGAGTCATTGCGAGGAACGAAGCAATCTCGTTCTGATTTGAGTTCAAAAAGTTCGGATTTGGATAAAGCTTTGCAACAAAAAATAGATAATAAAACCAAACCCACAGGTTCACTCGGCGTTTTGGAAACTTTAGCAAAGCAAATAGGAATTGTTTTTCAAACTTTAGAACCTCAAATTACAAATCCGCACATAGCAGTCTTTGCCGGCGATCACGGAATTGCCAATCACGGTGTAAGCGCCTATCCGCAGGATGTTACCCGACAAATGGTGACTAATTTTCTCGAAGGCGGAGCAGGTATCAATGTTTTTTGTGAACAAAATAATATTGGCTTAACTATAGTGGATGCCGGAGTCAATTATGATTTTCCGACAAATGCCAATTTGGTTTCGGCCAAAATAGGGAAGGGAACACAATCTTTTTTGCATACTTCAGCAATGAGTGAAACCGAATTGAATTTGTGTTTTACCAAAGGAAAGGAAGTAGTGAATTCCATTTTTGAAACGGGAAGTAACTGCATTGGTTTTGGCGAAATGGGAATAGGGAATACGTCCACGGCTTCGGTATTGATGAGTATTCTTTTGGAATTGCCAATAGAAGATTGTGTTGGTCAAGGTACAGGCGTAGTTGATGAAAAGCTGACTCAAAAACAAAATATCCTGAAAAAAGCCATTGAAAAATATAACGGTCCAAATGATCTGCAAAGTAAATTGGCCTATTTTGGAGGGTTTGAAATTCTGCAAATGGCAGGCGGAATGCTTCAGGCGAAGGAAAATAATATGCTCATTTTGGTGGATGGTTTTATTTGTACCGTCGCTTTTTTAATAGCTTATCAAATGAACCCATCGGTGAAAGAAAACTCGATATTCTGTCATTCATCTGCAGAGAAAGGACATCAAAAAATATTGGATTATTTAGATGTTCAGCCCTTGTTGCAATTGGACTTGCGATTGGGAGAGGGAACGGGTTGTGCTGTTGCATTTCCAATTATACAGTCGGCAGTTAGTTTTTTGAATGAGATGGCGAGTTTTGAATCTGCAGGGGTTAGTCGTTCGTAA